A section of the Pseudomonas lini genome encodes:
- a CDS encoding pyrroloquinoline quinone-dependent dehydrogenase produces MTPIGAEPDSLNAKRDTTKASRWVCRIFAIVLLILGLALSIGGVILVADAGSAYYLITGLAFITSAVFLWRGDARGIWVYAAMLVWTTAWSLWEVGFNGWQLAPRLIGPFVLGAVLLLPHFTRLTPAPNTRKLPRGWPSFAGGLAAAIALGSVSHAFGPDAPDFPMLRRGLQSQAPAKLPEPMANNERTDWQAYGNDQGGTRFSPLADIDTTNVSNLVKVWEADMAPVNGDLNAIEGTPIMMGSSLYACDGNNGIHAFDAETGKELWRRDISNGVPQSGKPCRGVAYYKVPDANGFCSERIYAPSHNPTLVALDAKTGEYCPGFGNNGAVDLTKGVAPYPHGLFYVSSAPQVIRGKIVVGGGIPDGQYWGGPSGVIRAFDAVTGELAWAFDAGAPNRLGLPPEGQYYTPSTPNSWAPISADEKLGLIYLPVGNATPDAYGGQRRPYDEDISSAVIALDAETGRLRWKFQATHHDIWDYDVASQPTLLNWPTAKGMRPALIQPTKRGEIFVLDRETGEPIKAVEEQPVPQRDIAKGEWLSPTQPASVELPAFRGPQLREKDMWGATPIDQMVCRIMFKQSRYEGQFTPITLDKNVLIDPGSMGGVNWNGISLDVDRGLMIVNWTQVPDRIELVTREEATQRNFKIAPGLDAGGQAEQPMLDTPYGAYRVNFLSQLGIPCNAPPWGLIGAVDLVSGKLIWSKPFGSPRDIGPFGLPTLVSIPIGTPTAGGAVTTRGGLVFIGGAAEHTFRALDAATGRELWSSRLATSANATPMTYRSPVSGRQFVVVAEGGRPHYRTKPGSKLVAFAIPDSK; encoded by the coding sequence ATGACCCCTATTGGCGCAGAGCCTGACTCTTTGAATGCCAAGCGCGATACGACGAAAGCTTCACGATGGGTGTGTCGTATCTTTGCCATTGTATTACTGATACTCGGCCTGGCCCTTTCCATTGGCGGTGTCATCTTGGTTGCGGACGCAGGTTCTGCGTACTACCTGATCACCGGACTAGCCTTCATCACAAGCGCTGTATTTCTCTGGCGCGGCGATGCGCGAGGGATTTGGGTCTATGCCGCAATGCTGGTCTGGACCACGGCCTGGAGCTTGTGGGAAGTGGGTTTTAACGGCTGGCAGCTGGCGCCCCGACTGATTGGTCCGTTCGTTCTCGGCGCAGTACTTCTGCTACCGCATTTCACCCGACTCACGCCTGCGCCGAACACCCGGAAGCTTCCACGCGGCTGGCCATCGTTTGCCGGCGGCCTGGCCGCTGCAATCGCCTTGGGGAGCGTCAGTCACGCTTTCGGACCTGACGCACCGGACTTTCCGATGTTGAGACGCGGCTTGCAATCGCAGGCGCCAGCGAAACTGCCTGAGCCAATGGCCAACAACGAACGTACCGACTGGCAAGCCTACGGCAATGACCAGGGTGGGACCCGCTTCAGCCCGCTTGCCGACATAGACACAACCAACGTCTCGAACCTGGTCAAAGTCTGGGAAGCCGACATGGCGCCGGTGAACGGCGATCTCAACGCGATCGAAGGCACCCCCATCATGATGGGTAGTTCCCTGTACGCGTGTGATGGCAATAACGGCATCCATGCATTCGATGCGGAAACCGGAAAAGAATTGTGGCGCCGCGACATTTCCAACGGCGTACCGCAGTCGGGTAAACCTTGTCGGGGTGTGGCGTACTACAAAGTGCCTGACGCCAATGGGTTTTGCTCGGAACGCATCTACGCCCCCAGCCACAACCCCACGCTGGTGGCACTGGATGCGAAAACCGGTGAATATTGCCCAGGGTTTGGTAACAACGGCGCGGTCGATCTGACAAAGGGCGTCGCACCTTACCCACATGGCTTGTTCTACGTCAGCTCGGCACCGCAAGTTATCCGCGGCAAGATTGTCGTCGGTGGCGGCATCCCCGACGGGCAATATTGGGGTGGTCCGTCGGGCGTCATCAGGGCTTTCGATGCGGTGACAGGCGAACTCGCCTGGGCTTTTGATGCCGGCGCGCCGAATCGCCTCGGCCTGCCACCTGAAGGACAGTATTACACGCCTTCCACGCCCAACAGCTGGGCCCCCATCAGCGCGGATGAGAAGCTCGGCCTGATTTATTTGCCCGTGGGCAACGCGACACCTGATGCTTACGGTGGCCAGCGCCGTCCCTATGACGAGGACATCTCCAGTGCGGTGATCGCTCTCGACGCGGAGACGGGTCGGCTGCGCTGGAAATTCCAGGCCACGCACCACGACATCTGGGATTATGACGTCGCCTCTCAGCCCACCCTGTTGAACTGGCCTACCGCAAAGGGCATGCGGCCAGCACTGATCCAACCGACCAAGCGCGGCGAGATTTTCGTGCTCGACCGCGAGACTGGCGAGCCGATCAAGGCGGTGGAAGAACAGCCTGTGCCTCAGCGTGATATTGCCAAAGGCGAATGGCTGTCCCCTACCCAACCTGCCTCTGTCGAGCTCCCTGCTTTCAGGGGGCCTCAACTGCGCGAAAAAGACATGTGGGGGGCGACGCCGATCGACCAGATGGTTTGCCGGATCATGTTCAAACAATCGCGCTACGAGGGCCAGTTCACGCCCATCACGCTCGACAAGAATGTCTTGATCGATCCCGGTTCAATGGGTGGTGTGAACTGGAATGGCATCTCGCTGGACGTTGATCGCGGGCTGATGATCGTCAACTGGACTCAGGTCCCTGACCGAATCGAGTTGGTAACACGCGAAGAAGCAACGCAACGCAATTTCAAGATTGCACCTGGTCTGGACGCAGGGGGACAAGCCGAGCAGCCTATGCTTGACACGCCATACGGTGCTTATCGGGTCAACTTCCTTTCGCAGCTTGGCATTCCTTGCAATGCGCCGCCTTGGGGCCTGATTGGCGCTGTTGATCTTGTCAGCGGCAAGCTCATCTGGTCCAAGCCATTTGGCTCACCGCGTGACATTGGCCCGTTCGGTCTGCCGACCCTGGTCTCCATCCCGATCGGTACACCGACCGCCGGTGGCGCCGTGACGACCCGTGGCGGCCTGGTATTTATCGGTGGCGCAGCAGAGCATACGTTCCGTGCCCTGGATGCCGCCACCGGTCGGGAGCTGTGGAGCAGCCGCCTGGCCACCAGCGCAAATGCTACGCCCATGACCTACCGCAGTCCGGTCAGCGGAAGGCAATTTGTGGTGGTCGCCGAGGGTGGGCGTCCGCATTATCGTACGAAGCCTGGTTCGAAGCTGGTTGCCTTTGCAATTCCAGACAGCAAGTGA
- a CDS encoding SMP-30/gluconolactonase/LRE family protein: MSIGVTFNFKGLVAPISGAPPSRLFATTALPTLTQLDMPAVHTAINTTSIHAGRKRSDRRSSARVPGVLRKLQLSSLLACLAIGAAGIATGAYAGQLPASSALAYDKQTQSPVPIPVSERGLPTVTAQTWFKASNEGRILEGAIFDREGNLLFCDVSGKRVLRLSPTKQLSIVATIENLSPGGLAFHPDGRLFIAALDLNRNLGAIFAVKPDGTGMQTIIAQDTGFMPNDLAFNKQGGFYFSDFKGISTEPKGGIYYVSPDLSPPVVVLPHLSMANGVTLSPDGKTLWATEFGRNLLHRIDLANATTIATISSSIPYRFTGPSPDSMRVDADGNVYVAIYGQGRVMVFNQIGIPIGQVLLPGREQGHNLLSTSLAIDPNTNTLYSVTSDGDKGQGATIFSAKVFTHGLPPASFK, translated from the coding sequence ATGAGCATTGGCGTAACGTTCAATTTCAAAGGGCTGGTCGCGCCGATATCCGGCGCGCCCCCCAGCCGGCTATTCGCTACGACCGCTTTACCCACGCTGACACAACTCGACATGCCTGCGGTGCACACAGCGATCAACACGACAAGCATTCATGCCGGTAGGAAACGTTCGGATAGAAGAAGCAGCGCTCGTGTCCCTGGAGTGCTCAGAAAGCTCCAGCTAAGCAGCCTGCTGGCCTGTCTGGCTATCGGCGCCGCCGGCATCGCTACAGGCGCATACGCTGGACAACTCCCCGCCTCTTCAGCATTGGCCTACGACAAGCAGACACAAAGCCCTGTACCCATTCCAGTATCGGAACGAGGCCTTCCAACGGTTACTGCTCAAACCTGGTTCAAAGCATCCAACGAAGGTCGGATACTGGAAGGCGCGATATTTGACCGCGAGGGCAACCTGCTTTTCTGTGATGTTTCGGGTAAACGCGTACTTCGCCTCTCGCCGACCAAACAGCTTTCAATCGTAGCCACGATAGAGAACCTCTCCCCTGGCGGACTGGCATTTCATCCCGACGGACGTCTGTTCATCGCGGCTCTCGATCTGAACCGCAACCTCGGCGCGATTTTCGCGGTCAAACCCGATGGCACGGGAATGCAAACCATCATCGCGCAAGACACCGGATTCATGCCCAATGACTTGGCGTTCAACAAACAGGGTGGTTTCTACTTCAGTGATTTCAAAGGTATCTCGACCGAGCCAAAGGGCGGGATCTATTACGTTTCTCCCGATCTTTCGCCTCCTGTTGTCGTCTTGCCCCATCTCTCGATGGCCAACGGCGTAACGCTAAGTCCAGACGGAAAAACGCTGTGGGCAACCGAATTTGGCCGCAACCTTCTACATCGCATCGACCTGGCCAACGCTACTACCATCGCCACCATCAGTTCGTCCATCCCCTACCGTTTCACGGGGCCCTCCCCCGATTCGATGCGGGTCGACGCCGATGGCAATGTCTATGTGGCGATCTATGGGCAAGGTCGTGTAATGGTCTTTAACCAGATCGGTATCCCGATTGGCCAGGTGCTGCTGCCGGGGCGCGAACAAGGGCACAACCTGCTATCGACTAGCCTCGCCATTGATCCCAATACGAACACCTTGTACTCCGTCACCAGTGATGGAGATAAGGGGCAAGGAGCGACAATATTCAGCGCCAAGGTGTTCACCCATGGCTTGCCTCCGGCGTCATTCAAATGA
- a CDS encoding acetate--CoA ligase family protein, with amino-acid sequence MNNYKNLLEPRSIAVVGVSEDAGRPGSQAVRALMSNGYTGAIYPVNPKYETFEGLKCYGSVADIEGDVDLVVVGVPAQGVLAVLESSAQKKVPFAVVLSGGFRESGPEGILREEKMLAIARAAGMRIIGPNCLGFANIHSRVYAAFGSITREPKLEKGSVSLVTQSGGFGYSIALACAEAGIGFRHVIATGNESDVNTVQLIEALLDDDETHTIVAYIEGTNDGRALLEIGRKATARGKPILLWKGGVTEQGALAAASHTASMTGVYDFYRALFKQTGIVEIREIHEAVDFLKALESKKYPDNGGVAVMGVSGGSAIVFADAGEPEGLTLCELGNDTQQKLLAVVPNIGAVHNPIDLTAGYFSAANAQKLEAAVSATLEDPAVGSLCINLATTGASGSLAAAQVLARIAASASKPILVFSSAPSVQIAEALRVFADAGIPVLPSPSRAAKAIAMLMRFKRTQSRILQMQEDEGLKVERASVPLSTAVGSRSSLSEVESKEMLRSIGIPVTTDLIVKGFDAALFDKVKAPLVVKIVSADIAHKTEIGGVKVGIRTAQELESAIEQVLANAQRHVPAAHIEGVLVSEMVTGGFELIAGVVKDPSFGPVVVVGAGGIYAEVLKDSACRIAPFGLPTAMEMLDELQCSVIMNGVRGAPPLDVDAVARALVALSQFAWEQRSDIAEIDINPMFVLPHGVIAADALIVRG; translated from the coding sequence ATGAATAATTACAAAAACTTGCTTGAACCACGTTCGATTGCGGTTGTAGGCGTGTCGGAGGATGCGGGACGTCCCGGCTCTCAGGCCGTAAGAGCTCTGATGAGCAATGGATACACCGGCGCGATCTATCCGGTGAATCCCAAATACGAAACCTTTGAAGGTTTGAAGTGCTATGGGTCCGTTGCCGATATCGAAGGCGACGTCGACCTCGTGGTGGTTGGCGTTCCTGCGCAGGGCGTTTTAGCCGTGCTGGAATCGAGTGCGCAGAAGAAGGTTCCTTTTGCGGTGGTTCTGAGCGGTGGCTTTCGAGAGAGCGGTCCGGAAGGGATTCTCCGTGAGGAGAAAATGCTCGCGATTGCCCGGGCGGCGGGCATGCGTATTATCGGGCCCAACTGCCTCGGTTTTGCCAACATCCATTCTCGTGTCTACGCCGCATTCGGCAGCATTACGCGTGAACCGAAACTCGAGAAAGGGTCGGTATCGCTGGTGACGCAGAGTGGGGGATTCGGCTACAGCATCGCCCTTGCATGTGCCGAAGCCGGTATTGGTTTCCGGCATGTCATCGCGACGGGCAACGAAAGCGATGTCAACACGGTACAGCTCATTGAGGCGCTGCTTGATGATGACGAGACACACACCATCGTCGCCTATATCGAGGGAACCAATGACGGTCGTGCGCTGTTGGAAATCGGCCGCAAGGCTACGGCGCGCGGCAAGCCGATCCTGCTGTGGAAGGGGGGCGTCACCGAGCAGGGCGCACTAGCGGCCGCATCGCATACCGCCAGCATGACGGGTGTCTATGATTTCTATCGTGCCCTGTTCAAGCAAACGGGGATCGTCGAGATCAGAGAGATCCATGAAGCGGTGGATTTCCTCAAGGCATTGGAAAGCAAAAAATACCCGGACAATGGGGGGGTCGCGGTGATGGGGGTATCGGGCGGGTCTGCGATCGTATTCGCAGATGCGGGTGAGCCTGAAGGTCTGACCTTGTGTGAACTTGGTAACGATACCCAGCAAAAGCTGCTGGCGGTCGTACCTAACATCGGGGCCGTCCATAATCCAATCGACCTTACCGCAGGGTATTTTTCAGCGGCCAATGCGCAGAAGTTGGAAGCCGCTGTAAGCGCGACGCTTGAAGACCCCGCCGTAGGATCGCTTTGCATTAACCTGGCAACCACAGGCGCCTCTGGCAGCCTGGCGGCAGCCCAGGTATTGGCCCGAATTGCCGCGTCGGCGTCGAAGCCGATCCTGGTTTTTTCCTCAGCCCCCAGCGTTCAGATTGCAGAGGCGCTGCGTGTATTCGCTGATGCGGGAATTCCGGTGTTGCCTTCGCCGTCGCGAGCCGCCAAAGCTATCGCAATGCTGATGCGATTCAAGCGGACTCAATCGCGCATTTTGCAGATGCAAGAGGATGAGGGGCTCAAAGTAGAGCGAGCTTCTGTACCGCTTAGCACCGCCGTTGGCAGTCGGTCATCGTTGTCCGAGGTCGAGTCCAAGGAAATGCTGCGTTCCATCGGGATCCCCGTCACAACCGACCTGATCGTGAAGGGTTTTGACGCTGCGCTGTTCGACAAAGTCAAAGCGCCACTAGTCGTCAAGATTGTCTCTGCGGACATTGCGCACAAAACCGAAATAGGCGGCGTAAAGGTCGGCATTCGGACTGCCCAGGAGCTGGAGTCAGCGATCGAGCAGGTGTTAGCCAACGCGCAACGGCATGTGCCTGCCGCCCACATTGAAGGTGTCCTCGTTTCCGAGATGGTGACAGGTGGCTTCGAACTGATTGCCGGGGTGGTCAAGGATCCTTCATTTGGCCCGGTGGTGGTAGTCGGCGCAGGTGGGATTTATGCGGAAGTACTGAAGGATTCCGCGTGTCGAATCGCCCCTTTCGGCCTGCCAACCGCTATGGAAATGCTCGATGAATTGCAATGCAGCGTGATCATGAACGGGGTTCGGGGCGCGCCTCCCCTTGACGTCGATGCTGTTGCCCGCGCGTTGGTGGCGTTATCGCAGTTTGCCTGGGAGCAGCGCAGCGATATAGCCGAAATCGACATCAATCCAATGTTTGTATTGCCCCACGGTGTGATTGCCGCGGACGCCTTGATTGTGCGCGGTTAA
- a CDS encoding CDP-6-deoxy-delta-3,4-glucoseen reductase, with product MNDSLSATLTHRVNVKPIDRTFEVQQDDTILAAALKSGCQLPYSCQNGICGTCRAKVLDGVVDHAESSMAILSNEDRQQGYALLCQAKALTALTIACEVVEATQDIPIRRLVSRVDRLERLAEDVMRIRLRLPAKESFRFLPGQYINVVMPGGIRRSLSLANVPDDNVLELHLRNYGGPFSQHVFNVMKENDLVRLEGPLGTFFVREDSSKPMVFVASGTGFAPIKAMIERELEKASSREITLYWGGRRASDLYLSSVAEAWTKSHNVTFIPVLSEAHPDDLWEGRVGFVHRAVMEDYEDLSQHQVYACGAPIVVQSARQDFVALRNLPEEEFFADMFVSGQKAVQ from the coding sequence ATGAATGACAGTCTGTCCGCCACATTGACGCATCGGGTCAATGTGAAGCCTATCGACCGCACGTTCGAGGTGCAGCAAGACGATACGATACTTGCTGCCGCCCTCAAAAGCGGGTGTCAACTGCCCTACAGTTGTCAAAATGGCATCTGCGGAACCTGTCGGGCCAAAGTACTCGACGGGGTGGTCGATCATGCGGAGTCCAGCATGGCGATACTTTCCAACGAGGACCGGCAGCAGGGATACGCGCTCCTGTGCCAGGCAAAGGCTTTAACCGCATTGACGATCGCCTGCGAGGTGGTGGAAGCAACACAAGACATCCCTATTCGACGGCTTGTTTCCCGTGTCGATCGTCTTGAGCGCCTGGCCGAGGATGTGATGAGAATTCGCCTACGCCTCCCTGCCAAGGAGTCTTTCAGGTTTTTGCCTGGGCAATACATCAACGTCGTGATGCCAGGCGGTATTCGTCGCAGTTTGTCGCTGGCAAACGTGCCCGACGACAACGTGTTGGAATTGCATCTCAGGAATTACGGTGGCCCGTTTAGCCAACACGTTTTCAATGTCATGAAAGAAAACGACCTGGTGCGCCTTGAAGGCCCGCTAGGTACTTTTTTTGTGCGTGAAGACAGCAGCAAACCAATGGTCTTCGTTGCCAGCGGCACAGGGTTCGCACCGATCAAAGCCATGATTGAGCGCGAACTTGAAAAAGCATCGAGTCGTGAAATAACGCTCTATTGGGGCGGGCGAAGGGCCTCGGATCTGTATTTGAGTTCCGTTGCCGAGGCTTGGACGAAAAGTCACAACGTCACGTTCATACCTGTCCTGTCAGAAGCGCACCCCGACGACCTATGGGAAGGTCGGGTCGGCTTTGTTCACCGTGCAGTCATGGAAGATTACGAGGATCTTTCCCAGCATCAGGTCTATGCCTGTGGAGCGCCCATCGTCGTGCAATCGGCAAGGCAGGATTTTGTGGCGTTACGCAACCTCCCCGAGGAAGAGTTCTTCGCGGACATGTTTGTGTCGGGACAAAAGGCTGTCCAGTAG
- a CDS encoding enoyl-CoA hydratase/isomerase family protein has protein sequence MSVDELASELTVERHESLLWITLNRAAKANAMTVDMMERVTAALQAATDDPQINAVMLTGSGERVFCAGVDIREQPADGDTARQRERRSLALAALQDAVMDCPKPVVTVLNGTATGGGAMLALLADACVAVDTAKLSLPEIDLGIATFSGANILEVIGGRALALDLIQSGRAMKATEALARGLVREVALRDELHLKASALGQALGAKNPRTFAENKRWLNRSLRAALLQARDEHARHRALAQAEQ, from the coding sequence ATGTCCGTGGATGAACTAGCCAGCGAGTTGACGGTTGAGCGACATGAGTCGCTCCTGTGGATCACTCTGAATCGTGCCGCCAAGGCGAATGCCATGACGGTGGATATGATGGAGCGTGTGACGGCTGCACTGCAGGCAGCCACTGATGACCCGCAGATAAACGCGGTGATGCTGACCGGCTCTGGCGAGCGCGTGTTCTGCGCAGGGGTCGATATTCGTGAACAACCGGCGGACGGTGATACGGCACGCCAGCGTGAACGAAGGTCGTTAGCGTTGGCGGCGCTGCAGGACGCCGTGATGGACTGCCCCAAGCCAGTTGTCACAGTGCTCAATGGTACCGCGACGGGAGGTGGCGCGATGCTTGCGCTCTTGGCGGATGCCTGTGTCGCCGTCGATACCGCGAAACTGTCGTTGCCCGAAATTGATTTGGGTATCGCCACCTTCTCGGGTGCGAACATTTTAGAGGTCATCGGCGGACGCGCTTTGGCGCTTGATCTGATTCAGAGCGGCAGGGCGATGAAGGCTACCGAAGCATTGGCGAGAGGGCTGGTCCGCGAGGTAGCCCTGCGAGACGAACTCCATTTGAAAGCTTCGGCGCTGGGGCAGGCGTTGGGGGCAAAGAACCCGCGCACGTTTGCCGAAAACAAGCGGTGGCTCAATCGTTCGCTGAGAGCTGCATTGTTGCAGGCTCGGGACGAGCATGCACGACACCGTGCACTGGCTCAGGCCGAGCAATAG
- a CDS encoding enoyl-CoA hydratase/isomerase family protein, which yields MSDLEVSTVGRVMVAKLNRPEKKNALSESMLDSLRTALLAADENDDIGCFVITGAGDAFCSGGDLGRRAAESAEGDPTPLERKIRLQKVTHQVALAIESFEKPLIAAVNGAAVGAGMDLSLQCDMRFASESARFAEAYIRVGLIPGNGGCYLLPRIVGTAKALELLWTGDFVSAEEALALGIVNRVFSDDELMQQTLDFATRLADGPPIQQRSIKKLLYQSLRTDLRTSLESVAAQMAVVQSTDDYKEAIKAYKEKRKPRFIGK from the coding sequence ATGTCTGATCTAGAAGTCAGTACCGTTGGCCGGGTCATGGTAGCCAAGCTAAACCGGCCCGAAAAAAAGAACGCCTTGAGCGAGAGCATGCTGGATTCACTTCGCACTGCATTGCTGGCTGCCGATGAAAATGATGACATCGGTTGTTTCGTCATCACCGGTGCCGGTGATGCATTCTGCTCCGGAGGCGACCTGGGCCGTCGGGCCGCCGAAAGCGCAGAGGGGGATCCAACGCCGCTCGAGCGTAAAATCAGATTGCAAAAAGTCACCCACCAGGTGGCATTAGCGATCGAGAGCTTTGAAAAGCCACTCATTGCGGCGGTAAACGGCGCGGCGGTGGGGGCGGGCATGGATCTTTCGTTGCAGTGCGATATGCGTTTCGCATCAGAGTCGGCTCGATTTGCTGAGGCTTATATTCGTGTTGGCCTGATCCCTGGAAATGGCGGTTGCTATTTGCTGCCGCGCATAGTCGGTACCGCGAAAGCCCTGGAATTATTATGGACGGGCGATTTCGTCAGTGCTGAAGAGGCGTTGGCATTGGGCATCGTCAACCGAGTATTCAGTGATGACGAGCTCATGCAGCAAACGCTGGATTTTGCTACACGCCTGGCGGATGGCCCTCCCATCCAGCAACGCAGCATAAAGAAGCTGCTATACCAATCGCTGCGGACCGATTTACGGACGAGCTTGGAGTCGGTGGCTGCGCAGATGGCCGTGGTGCAATCCACGGATGATTACAAGGAGGCCATCAAAGCTTACAAGGAAAAAAGGAAACCGCGTTTTATCGGCAAATAG
- a CDS encoding LysR family transcriptional regulator, with translation MELRQLRYFVRVVECGSMGRAALELDVVTSALSQQISRLENELSVRLLLRKKSGVQPTSAGLAFWHRAQLVLRNAEDAAHAARTGRFAGHVTVGLAPSTSGVVALPFMEAMRERYPDISLRIVEALSGNLERMLSARQIDLAILFGADHGRRFSTQPLVNERLFAISAADFSLVRKSESLSISELSNVPLILPGSTHGLRALINNAFEREGCTMNVIAEIDGLAILMDAVGAGLGMTVQPSAALARHDKDRFDTVPISEFNFTRLNQVASLSDDELSPAGLAARVVLADVVRTLVSDKRWLGTQLVTVPD, from the coding sequence ATGGAACTGCGTCAACTGCGCTACTTTGTCCGGGTAGTTGAGTGTGGAAGCATGGGGCGAGCAGCGCTTGAACTCGATGTTGTCACCTCGGCCCTCAGTCAACAAATCAGTCGACTGGAGAATGAACTGTCCGTTCGGTTGCTGCTAAGAAAGAAGAGCGGCGTGCAGCCCACCAGCGCCGGATTGGCATTCTGGCATCGAGCACAACTGGTGTTGCGCAACGCAGAGGATGCGGCCCACGCGGCCAGGACTGGACGGTTCGCCGGGCATGTCACGGTGGGATTGGCTCCATCCACCTCAGGCGTCGTTGCACTGCCGTTCATGGAGGCGATGCGAGAGCGATACCCGGATATTTCCCTTCGTATTGTCGAGGCGTTATCGGGCAACCTGGAGCGGATGCTGAGTGCTAGACAGATCGATCTTGCGATATTGTTTGGCGCTGATCATGGGCGCAGATTCAGCACTCAACCGCTGGTAAATGAACGTCTTTTCGCTATTTCCGCAGCTGACTTTTCCCTGGTCCGCAAGAGTGAATCGCTGTCAATCAGTGAGCTTTCCAACGTCCCCCTTATATTGCCCGGCAGTACGCACGGCCTCAGGGCGCTGATAAACAATGCTTTTGAAAGAGAAGGCTGCACGATGAACGTCATCGCGGAAATCGACGGGCTTGCGATACTCATGGACGCGGTGGGGGCGGGCTTGGGGATGACGGTGCAACCTAGCGCGGCACTTGCAAGGCATGATAAAGACCGTTTCGATACGGTACCCATTTCCGAGTTCAATTTTACCCGCTTGAATCAAGTCGCCAGTTTGTCGGACGATGAGTTGTCGCCGGCGGGTTTGGCAGCACGTGTTGTTTTGGCTGACGTCGTTCGCACGTTGGTTTCGGATAAACGTTGGCTGGGCACGCAACTGGTAACGGTGCCCGACTGA
- a CDS encoding IclR family transcriptional regulator has translation MQRILAVFESFSSDRSSLTLQDIADRIELPKSTTFRIVQSLEKAGYLVRLEQQYCLSFRFTRLAGLVKSTLGIREIARPVLQELAEQTEETVSIHAVSDRNRVCLDSVTTSSAPLRAVVQAGEQIPLLVGSASKVLMAYMPKAQLTPLVKNVAKATKRTNGAVLEEFAMIREQGYAVSHGERLLGISAISVPIKDVNQEVHYCLSVGAPTVRMNMNEKEFIELAVKGAEVISRQFGGEVALPAPTSD, from the coding sequence GTGCAACGTATCTTGGCAGTTTTCGAAAGCTTTAGTTCAGACCGCAGCAGCCTTACGCTTCAAGACATTGCAGACCGTATCGAGCTACCGAAGTCGACGACGTTTCGTATTGTCCAGAGTCTTGAAAAGGCTGGCTACCTGGTACGTCTCGAGCAGCAATATTGCTTGTCCTTCCGGTTCACGCGCTTGGCTGGCCTGGTAAAAAGTACCCTGGGTATTCGTGAGATCGCTCGACCCGTATTGCAAGAACTCGCTGAGCAGACTGAAGAAACAGTCTCCATCCATGCGGTGAGTGATCGCAATCGAGTCTGTCTCGACTCGGTCACTACCAGCTCGGCACCGTTGCGCGCGGTGGTCCAGGCGGGTGAACAGATTCCCTTGTTGGTAGGGTCTGCTTCAAAGGTCTTGATGGCCTATATGCCCAAAGCCCAGCTCACCCCGTTAGTCAAAAATGTTGCCAAAGCGACGAAGCGCACCAATGGCGCGGTGCTTGAAGAGTTCGCCATGATCCGGGAGCAGGGTTATGCCGTTTCCCATGGCGAACGGCTGTTAGGCATCTCGGCGATCTCGGTACCCATCAAGGACGTCAATCAAGAAGTGCACTATTGCTTGTCGGTGGGGGCACCGACTGTCCGAATGAACATGAATGAAAAGGAGTTTATCGAGTTGGCAGTCAAAGGTGCCGAAGTCATATCGCGACAATTCGGTGGAGAGGTGGCCTTGCCCGCCCCTACATCCGACTGA